From one Nitrosococcus halophilus Nc 4 genomic stretch:
- the iscB gene encoding RNA-guided endonuclease IscB, with product MGVFVLDKNRQPLMPCQPARARKLLREGKAAVFRCYPFTIILKERAGGTTQPISLTVDPGSKTTGISLNAQFNSGTVCIFAMQLEHRGRQIKESLDSRRGVRRSRRNRNTRYRQPRFLNRSRPKGWLPPSLLSRVDNTETWAERLVRLAPICSANVEIARFDLQLLENPDITGIEYQQGTLYGFELREYLLARHQHTCAYCHGLSKDSILEIEHILPKSLGGTDRVGNLVVACRTCNQHKNNLHPQAWADACRKRKNKLEQQRSLAMRAILKGHRPTLKDAAAVNATRYAVGRVIKQLIPDIRFCSGGQTKRNRTLQGYPKAHWIDAACVGEQGQQVRLECSGYLQVSAKGHGARQQCRMDKYGFPRTSAKAARTVQGFRTGDIVEARVPTGKKAGHYIGRVAVRSSGFFNITSQRIVTQGISYQYCRTLHRCDGYGYGYVIDTQIASTQQEDAGEAA from the coding sequence ATGGGCGTTTTCGTACTCGACAAAAACAGACAACCCTTGATGCCTTGCCAACCGGCTCGGGCACGCAAGCTGTTGCGCGAGGGCAAAGCCGCTGTGTTTCGCTGTTATCCATTCACCATTATTTTAAAGGAGCGAGCAGGTGGCACAACGCAACCCATTTCCTTGACGGTTGACCCCGGCTCAAAAACCACAGGCATCTCCCTGAATGCGCAATTTAACTCCGGCACTGTCTGTATCTTTGCGATGCAACTTGAGCATCGGGGCCGGCAAATTAAAGAATCTCTGGACTCTCGCCGAGGCGTTCGACGTTCACGCAGAAACCGCAATACCCGTTATCGCCAACCCCGTTTTCTCAACCGTAGCCGCCCTAAAGGCTGGCTACCCCCCTCCTTGCTTTCTCGGGTTGATAATACCGAGACCTGGGCAGAACGATTGGTACGATTGGCCCCGATCTGCTCAGCAAACGTTGAGATTGCGCGGTTTGATCTACAGTTGCTGGAAAACCCGGATATAACTGGTATTGAGTATCAACAGGGAACCCTGTACGGATTTGAATTGCGGGAATATCTGCTGGCCCGCCATCAACACACCTGTGCTTATTGCCATGGCTTATCTAAAGACTCTATCCTGGAGATCGAACATATCTTGCCAAAAAGCCTGGGCGGTACTGATCGAGTGGGCAATCTGGTGGTTGCCTGCCGCACCTGCAACCAGCACAAAAACAACCTTCACCCTCAAGCCTGGGCGGATGCCTGCAGGAAGCGTAAAAACAAATTAGAGCAGCAACGCAGCCTTGCCATGCGAGCAATTCTCAAAGGGCACCGTCCGACCCTGAAAGATGCCGCAGCGGTCAATGCCACCCGCTATGCCGTGGGACGTGTCATCAAGCAACTGATACCGGATATCCGCTTTTGCAGTGGCGGTCAAACCAAACGAAACCGCACCCTGCAAGGTTACCCCAAAGCACATTGGATTGATGCCGCCTGTGTAGGCGAGCAGGGCCAGCAGGTACGCCTGGAGTGCTCAGGGTATCTACAGGTTTCAGCCAAGGGACATGGAGCGCGGCAGCAGTGTCGTATGGACAAATATGGATTTCCGCGTACCAGTGCCAAAGCAGCTCGAACGGTGCAGGGTTTCCGAACCGGAGACATTGTAGAGGCCCGAGTACCAACAGGTAAAAAGGCAGGTCACTATATCGGTCGGGTGGCGGTACGCAGCAGTGGTTTTTTTAACATTACCAGCCAGAGGATCGTAACTCAGGGTATTAGCTATCAATATTGCCGCACCCTGCATCGATGCGATGGTTATGGTTATGGTTATGTCATTGACACTCAGATAGCGAGCACACAACAGGAGGATGCGGGAGAAGCCGCCTGA
- a CDS encoding glycosyltransferase family 2 protein, whose translation MKLIVQIPCYNEEQTLPETIADIPREIAGVDVVEILVIDDGSSDRTAAVAESLGVDHILHNNHNIGLARTFRRGIDAALKAGADIIVNTDGDNQYVGQDIPKLIQPILEGRADMVVGDRETAKIDHFSIGKKFLQWLGSAVVRRLAGIYVPDAVSGFRAFSRETAIRLNIVTSFSYTIESIIQAGKRQMVVTSVPVRTNPKNRESRLFQSIPAFVQNSMWTMLRTYAMYQPLRAFFFIGTVLSVLGAIPIVRFLYFYLIGQSEGHIQSLVLGGVFLMMGFLAYLVGLVAELISINRQLLEMTLERVRRMELEQKRGDD comes from the coding sequence ATGAAACTCATCGTTCAAATTCCCTGTTACAACGAAGAACAAACCCTGCCGGAGACCATCGCCGACATCCCGAGGGAGATAGCGGGCGTGGATGTGGTGGAGATCCTGGTCATCGATGACGGCAGCAGCGACCGAACCGCGGCGGTGGCCGAGTCCCTAGGGGTAGACCATATCCTCCATAACAACCACAATATCGGCCTGGCCAGGACCTTCCGCCGGGGCATCGACGCCGCCTTGAAGGCCGGCGCCGACATCATCGTCAACACCGACGGGGACAACCAGTACGTGGGGCAGGATATTCCGAAACTGATCCAGCCTATCCTGGAGGGCCGCGCGGATATGGTGGTGGGCGATCGGGAGACCGCCAAAATCGACCACTTCTCCATCGGCAAGAAATTTCTGCAATGGCTAGGCAGCGCCGTGGTGCGTAGGCTTGCCGGCATTTATGTGCCGGACGCCGTCAGCGGGTTTCGGGCCTTCTCCCGGGAAACGGCCATCCGCCTCAATATCGTCACCTCCTTCAGCTACACCATTGAGAGCATCATCCAGGCCGGCAAGCGCCAGATGGTCGTCACCTCGGTACCGGTACGCACCAACCCCAAGAATCGGGAGTCCCGCCTGTTTCAGAGCATCCCCGCCTTTGTTCAGAACTCGATGTGGACCATGTTGCGGACGTACGCTATGTACCAACCGCTGCGGGCGTTTTTCTTCATCGGCACGGTCCTGTCGGTGCTGGGGGCGATTCCCATCGTTCGTTTTCTCTATTTCTATCTGATCGGGCAAAGTGAAGGACACATCCAGTCCTTGGTGCTCGGTGGCGTGTTCTTGATGATGGGGTTTCTGGCCTATTTGGTGGGACTGGTGGCCGAGCTGATTTCCATCAACCGGCAACTGTTGGAGATGACGCTGGAGCGGGTGCGGCGGATGGAACTCGAGCAAAAGCGTGGCGACGACTAA
- a CDS encoding glycosyltransferase family 4 protein, translating to MATTNTPRLRRILCVTSNFPRWSGDSTTPFVLHLAQDLQALGWEVDILAPHAPGCAVTETMEGVRVERFRYLWPETQQTVCYQGGALINLRKHRGNLLKLPLLVAAEWAALMGRLFTRQYNLVHSHWILPQGFTGVLAARSRRIPHVITVHGGDVFALRSPLMMRFKRFSLHHADRITVNSSVTEAAVRELDPGGTPIQRVPMGVSSNVVARDIAPVAEIRARHRQGEGPLLVFVGRVVEEKGVRDLIDGVGLLRAAFPEVRALVVGEGQDRPELEAYAASSGLGAHVHFSGWVQPDEVRHYMAAADVFVGPSRRAANGWVEAQGLTLLEAMVAGVPVIGTRLGGVVDSVADGVTGLLVDEGAPQQIAAAVKRLATDPQFAARLVKTARANVLGRFSREASAQAFSELFMALSGQGEKYPT from the coding sequence GTGGCGACGACTAATACTCCACGCCTGAGGCGTATCCTTTGCGTTACCTCGAACTTTCCGCGCTGGTCCGGCGACAGCACCACGCCCTTCGTTCTCCACTTGGCGCAAGATCTGCAAGCGCTCGGTTGGGAGGTGGATATTTTGGCGCCACACGCGCCTGGCTGCGCTGTGACCGAGACCATGGAGGGGGTGCGGGTCGAGCGCTTCCGATATCTATGGCCAGAAACCCAGCAGACGGTGTGCTACCAGGGGGGCGCCCTGATCAACTTACGCAAACACCGCGGCAACTTACTCAAACTGCCCCTGTTGGTGGCCGCCGAATGGGCTGCGCTCATGGGCCGTCTGTTCACCCGCCAATACAACCTGGTCCACTCCCACTGGATACTGCCCCAGGGCTTCACCGGCGTGCTGGCGGCGCGGTCCCGGCGCATCCCCCACGTGATCACCGTCCATGGCGGCGACGTATTCGCTCTGCGCAGTCCCCTGATGATGCGGTTCAAGCGCTTCAGCCTCCATCATGCCGATAGGATCACCGTCAACAGCTCGGTCACGGAGGCCGCGGTGCGCGAGCTTGATCCCGGCGGCACGCCGATCCAGCGTGTCCCCATGGGGGTTTCCAGCAATGTCGTTGCCCGCGACATCGCCCCTGTCGCCGAGATCCGCGCCCGCCATCGCCAGGGCGAAGGTCCACTGCTGGTCTTTGTCGGACGCGTGGTTGAAGAGAAAGGCGTACGAGATCTGATCGATGGGGTCGGTTTACTGCGCGCCGCTTTCCCGGAGGTGCGCGCCCTGGTGGTGGGCGAGGGCCAAGATCGCCCTGAGTTGGAGGCTTATGCCGCCTCATCGGGGCTTGGGGCCCACGTGCATTTCAGCGGTTGGGTGCAACCGGATGAGGTCAGGCACTATATGGCGGCGGCTGACGTGTTCGTCGGCCCTTCACGCCGCGCCGCCAATGGCTGGGTGGAGGCGCAAGGACTTACCTTGCTCGAGGCCATGGTGGCCGGCGTACCCGTGATCGGGACGCGGTTGGGCGGCGTGGTTGATTCGGTTGCAGACGGCGTCACCGGGCTGTTGGTGGACGAGGGCGCGCCGCAACAGATCGCCGCTGCGGTGAAGAGACTTGCCACGGACCCCCAGTTCGCTGCGCGCCTGGTCAAAACTGCGCGTGCCAATGTGCTGGGGCGATTCAGTCGCGAGGCGTCGGCCCAAGCCTTCTCGGAGCTGTTTATGGCTCTGTCGGGCCAGGGGGAAAAATACCCGACATGA
- a CDS encoding class I SAM-dependent methyltransferase: MIDAKPQSHAALDSDSRVRKAMKIGRLLSQVTDLQGACVLEIGAGAGYIASFLASRVGAGGAVSAVDIIDQRQVCDGFDFRLVSDTALPFDDDSFDICVSNHVLEHVGDPKAQAAHLREIQRVLRPAGWLYLAVPNRWALIEPHFKLPLLSWLPPSLRDTYVRITGRGQRYDCHPPTHAELEALLHGAGYRTREVSFEGIKAVGDIETGPGLKRWLCKHPRFWALPLRVLLPSHLYLARYP; this comes from the coding sequence ATGATTGATGCCAAACCCCAGTCCCATGCCGCGCTTGATTCCGACTCGCGTGTTCGCAAAGCGATGAAGATCGGGCGATTGCTTTCACAGGTCACCGACTTGCAGGGGGCTTGCGTGCTCGAAATCGGCGCCGGGGCAGGATACATCGCCTCTTTTTTGGCTTCACGGGTGGGTGCTGGTGGGGCTGTCTCGGCGGTGGATATCATCGATCAGCGCCAGGTGTGTGACGGGTTTGATTTTCGACTGGTGAGCGATACGGCGCTCCCTTTCGATGACGATAGCTTCGATATCTGCGTGTCCAACCATGTGCTGGAGCATGTTGGCGATCCCAAGGCGCAGGCGGCTCACTTGCGCGAGATTCAGCGGGTGCTGCGTCCGGCTGGCTGGTTGTACCTGGCCGTGCCAAATCGCTGGGCCTTAATCGAACCCCATTTCAAGTTGCCGCTGCTTAGCTGGCTGCCGCCCTCACTGCGGGATACCTATGTGCGTATCACCGGGCGTGGGCAACGATATGACTGCCATCCACCCACTCATGCCGAGCTGGAAGCACTGTTGCATGGGGCCGGGTACAGGACGCGGGAGGTGAGCTTCGAGGGCATCAAGGCGGTTGGCGACATCGAAACGGGTCCGGGGTTGAAGCGCTGGTTGTGCAAGCACCCAAGGTTTTGGGCGTTGCCGTTGCGGGTGCTCTTGCCTTCCCATCTCTACCTAGCTCGGTACCCATGA
- a CDS encoding glycosyltransferase family 4 protein, with product MKVWLPYTQGGGGSDVFTHILAKGLRKRGIDAVEQPFAHHLQYVPWLLRKAVPPPGTDLTLTNTWNGLAFKRPGIKLVTVEHLFVLDPALRPYRSFAQGVFHQSLVRYFEHSSHRASEVQVAVSQYAANAHHRILGNPKPRVILNGIDTHFFTPPKEKNAPAASRPFRLLFVGNLTRRKGVDLLPPIMDALGEGFELEYAAGLRTTRTLAGLKNARNLGSLDHEQVRQAYRRADVLLFPTRLEGFGYAAAEAMACGTPVVATRVSSLPEVVQDGLTGVLCPVDDVGAFVSAIRTLARDKQRRMDMGRAARAWTVEHFDLDGMIGEYVRLCESLVRANAT from the coding sequence TTGAAGGTCTGGTTACCCTACACCCAAGGGGGCGGCGGTTCCGACGTGTTCACCCATATCCTCGCGAAAGGCTTGCGGAAGCGGGGTATCGATGCGGTGGAACAGCCCTTTGCCCACCACCTGCAATATGTCCCCTGGCTGTTGCGCAAGGCCGTCCCGCCTCCAGGCACCGATCTCACGCTGACCAATACCTGGAATGGATTGGCATTCAAGCGCCCAGGGATTAAGTTGGTCACCGTCGAGCACCTCTTCGTGCTCGATCCGGCACTGCGCCCCTACCGCAGCTTTGCCCAGGGGGTCTTCCACCAGAGCCTCGTTCGCTATTTTGAGCACTCGAGCCATCGGGCTTCGGAGGTCCAGGTGGCGGTCAGCCAGTACGCGGCGAATGCACATCACCGTATCTTGGGCAACCCAAAGCCGAGGGTCATCCTCAACGGTATCGATACCCATTTCTTTACGCCACCCAAGGAAAAAAACGCGCCCGCCGCGAGCAGACCTTTTCGCCTGTTATTTGTCGGCAATCTCACCCGGCGCAAGGGGGTTGACCTGCTTCCCCCCATCATGGACGCCCTAGGCGAAGGTTTTGAATTGGAGTACGCCGCAGGATTGCGCACGACCCGGACCCTGGCGGGGTTGAAGAACGCCCGTAACCTCGGATCTCTGGATCATGAGCAGGTCCGTCAGGCCTACCGGCGGGCCGATGTGCTGCTGTTCCCCACCCGCTTGGAGGGGTTCGGCTATGCGGCCGCCGAGGCCATGGCCTGTGGCACACCCGTGGTGGCAACCCGCGTGTCGTCACTTCCTGAGGTTGTCCAGGATGGGTTGACCGGGGTGCTCTGCCCGGTCGATGATGTCGGCGCCTTTGTTTCAGCCATCCGAACATTGGCGCGTGATAAACAACGTCGCATGGACATGGGACGGGCCGCAAGGGCTTGGACTGTTGAACATTTTGATTTGGATGGGATGATTGGGGAGTATGTCCGTCTTTGCGAATCTCTCGTCAGAGCAAATGCCACCTGA
- a CDS encoding glycosyltransferase, with protein MPNYRNILVASYYFPPFAGISGMRATKFCKYLPKNGWRPTVLTVDPRYYRGKALSELPQEVERMEVRRIRFLKFPGSTLFVKLLYPLYVCYQAYRERRRFDVVYLCGSPFHPFVSTAFITRVLGIPSVLDFRDFWSLYDGYDSHVSSPRARSLSFRVERLIKQSIEWVGIRYATKVVFASRVLKEDYAATFPAYQHKFQTINNGYDPEDFAEVEPRKVTALPKTIVLAGKFLEYTPVAATLFLTVLREFPEACFLYVGAEHQEVAELAAQLNMSSQVTSLGFMHYNRVLDLIAGADYGLVTNGVIYGMGTKIFDYLALGKPSLCLVPKDSIIAHEFGSNPRVTICETPHTEERIRVSLRRLFDSKASAADAVVDGYSRADLTRKLAQVLQSAFADTDTETGQCLSR; from the coding sequence ATGCCGAATTATCGTAATATTCTTGTTGCTTCCTACTATTTTCCGCCCTTTGCCGGGATCAGCGGGATGCGGGCCACTAAATTCTGTAAGTATCTGCCGAAGAATGGGTGGCGGCCCACGGTGCTGACCGTAGATCCCCGTTATTATCGCGGTAAGGCGCTTTCTGAGTTGCCTCAAGAAGTCGAAAGGATGGAGGTGCGGCGCATCCGCTTTTTAAAATTTCCGGGCTCCACCTTGTTCGTCAAGCTGCTTTATCCCCTTTATGTCTGCTACCAAGCCTATCGCGAGCGTCGACGTTTCGATGTCGTCTACCTTTGCGGCAGCCCTTTCCATCCTTTCGTGTCGACGGCCTTCATTACCAGGGTTCTCGGTATTCCAAGCGTACTAGACTTCCGTGATTTCTGGAGCCTATACGACGGCTACGATAGTCATGTGTCGTCTCCCCGGGCCAGGTCTCTAAGTTTTCGAGTCGAGCGCCTAATCAAGCAATCCATCGAATGGGTGGGAATCCGATACGCCACCAAGGTCGTTTTTGCCAGTCGGGTGCTCAAAGAAGATTACGCCGCGACTTTTCCCGCTTATCAGCATAAGTTTCAAACCATAAACAACGGCTACGACCCGGAGGATTTTGCCGAGGTTGAGCCCAGGAAGGTGACCGCTCTTCCCAAAACGATCGTGCTCGCAGGCAAGTTCCTGGAATATACCCCCGTTGCCGCAACCCTGTTTCTCACTGTGCTTCGAGAGTTCCCGGAGGCGTGTTTTCTTTATGTAGGGGCGGAGCACCAGGAGGTGGCAGAGCTGGCGGCCCAGCTTAATATGTCCTCTCAAGTGACCAGTCTCGGCTTCATGCACTATAACCGTGTGCTCGATCTTATTGCCGGCGCCGACTACGGTCTGGTCACCAATGGTGTGATCTACGGCATGGGCACGAAGATATTTGACTACCTGGCGCTTGGTAAACCCTCCTTATGCCTCGTGCCGAAGGATTCCATCATCGCCCATGAGTTCGGCTCGAACCCCAGGGTAACGATCTGCGAGACGCCACACACCGAAGAACGAATCCGGGTATCATTACGTAGGCTTTTTGACAGTAAAGCATCCGCAGCCGATGCCGTGGTTGACGGGTACTCGCGCGCCGATCTGACGCGTAAGCTCGCCCAAGTCCTCCAAAGTGCCTTTGCCGATACCGATACTGAGACAGGCCAGTGTTTGTCGCGTTGA